In one window of Burkholderia cenocepacia DNA:
- a CDS encoding NINE protein, which produces MSSSTASPRRFRSKTLTAALAFLLGSIGAHRFYLYGFRDVYGWAHLLATIVGIPGFLLLAATQRSAGLGWWLAVPGAISLLAAFLAALVYGLRPDEKWDAQFNADTGKHSQSGWTVIFVVIFSLLIGAFLLMTALALSFQTYFESQVEAAKQISQ; this is translated from the coding sequence ATGTCCAGCAGCACCGCATCGCCCCGCCGCTTCCGCTCCAAGACGCTCACCGCCGCCCTCGCGTTCCTGCTCGGGTCGATCGGCGCGCACCGCTTCTATCTGTACGGCTTTCGCGACGTGTACGGCTGGGCCCACTTGCTCGCCACGATCGTCGGCATCCCGGGCTTCCTGCTGCTCGCCGCAACCCAACGCAGCGCCGGCCTCGGCTGGTGGCTCGCGGTACCCGGCGCCATCTCGCTGCTGGCGGCGTTCCTCGCCGCACTCGTCTACGGGCTGCGCCCCGACGAAAAATGGGATGCGCAATTCAACGCGGACACCGGCAAGCACAGTCAGTCGGGCTGGACGGTGATCTTCGTCGTGATTTTCTCGCTGCTGATCGGCGCGTTCCTGTTGATGACCGCGCTCGCGCTGTCGTTCCAAACATACTTCGAATCGCAGGTCGAAGCAGCCAAGCAGATTTCGCAGT
- the rpsP gene encoding 30S ribosomal protein S16, giving the protein MVIIRLARGGSKKRPFYNIVATDSRNRRDGRFIERVGFYNPVATKGESLRIAQDRLTYWQGVGAQLSPTVQRLVKEAQKAQPAA; this is encoded by the coding sequence ATGGTTATCATCCGTCTGGCTCGTGGCGGCTCGAAGAAGCGCCCGTTCTACAACATCGTTGCTACCGATTCGCGCAACCGTCGTGACGGCCGCTTCATCGAGCGCGTCGGCTTCTACAACCCGGTCGCCACGAAGGGCGAATCGCTGCGTATCGCTCAGGATCGCCTGACGTACTGGCAAGGCGTTGGCGCGCAACTGTCGCCGACCGTCCAGCGTCTCGTGAAGGAAGCGCAAAAGGCGCAACCGGCTGCCTAA
- a CDS encoding PQQ-dependent sugar dehydrogenase has translation MPPLRATPMHRVQRQVAALLAGLACLASARAFAAPLPVSELVVPPGFHIDVLTDAVPAAREMAWSPRGILYVGSRDGRVHAFVMHEGRINAHYVVASGLDLPVGVAYRDGALYISAVSRILRLDHIDDRLAKPPAPVVVTDALPTDHHHGWKFIAFGPDGKLYVPTGAPCNVCLPDRNRYAIIARMNADGSGREVVARGIRNTVGFAWHPESGELWFTDNGRDMMGDDVPDDKLNRAPRAGLDFGFPYCHGGDTPDPEFGSADVCRRYVPPVLKLGAHVAALGMRFYTGPMFPASYRNNVFIAEHGSWNRSTKVGYRVMRVVVSADGSHAQQTPFVTGWLRPDGTVWGRPADVLPLPDGSLLVSDDYAGAIYRVTYAAP, from the coding sequence ATGCCGCCCCTTCGCGCCACCCCGATGCACCGCGTCCAGCGCCAAGTCGCGGCGCTGCTGGCCGGCCTTGCCTGCCTCGCGTCCGCACGGGCGTTTGCCGCGCCGCTGCCGGTGAGCGAACTCGTCGTGCCGCCCGGCTTCCATATAGACGTGCTGACCGACGCCGTCCCGGCCGCGCGCGAAATGGCGTGGTCGCCACGCGGCATCCTGTATGTCGGCTCGCGGGACGGCCGCGTCCACGCGTTCGTCATGCACGAGGGCCGGATCAATGCGCACTATGTCGTCGCGTCCGGGCTCGACCTGCCCGTCGGCGTCGCCTACCGCGACGGCGCCCTCTATATATCCGCCGTCTCGCGCATCCTGCGCCTCGATCATATCGACGACCGGCTCGCAAAACCGCCCGCCCCCGTCGTCGTGACCGACGCGCTGCCGACCGACCACCATCACGGCTGGAAATTCATCGCGTTCGGCCCCGACGGCAAGCTGTACGTGCCGACCGGCGCGCCGTGCAATGTCTGCCTCCCCGATCGCAATCGCTACGCGATCATCGCGCGGATGAATGCCGACGGCAGCGGGCGCGAAGTGGTCGCCCGCGGCATACGCAATACGGTCGGCTTTGCATGGCACCCGGAGTCGGGCGAGCTGTGGTTCACCGACAACGGGCGCGACATGATGGGTGACGACGTACCGGACGACAAGCTGAACCGCGCGCCGCGCGCCGGCCTCGATTTCGGCTTTCCATACTGCCACGGCGGCGATACGCCCGACCCCGAATTCGGCAGCGCCGACGTCTGCCGACGTTATGTGCCGCCCGTCCTGAAACTCGGCGCGCACGTCGCGGCGCTCGGGATGCGCTTCTACACCGGGCCGATGTTTCCGGCGTCGTATCGCAATAATGTCTTCATTGCCGAACACGGCTCGTGGAATCGCAGCACGAAGGTCGGCTACCGCGTGATGCGCGTGGTCGTCTCGGCGGACGGCAGCCACGCTCAGCAGACACCGTTCGTCACGGGGTGGCTGCGGCCCGACGGCACGGTATGGGGACGCCCGGCCGATGTATTGCCGCTGCCCGACGGATCGCTGCTCGTCAGCGACGATTACGCGGGCGCGATCTACCGCGTGACTTATGCGGCACCTTGA